In Corvus moneduloides isolate bCorMon1 chromosome 3, bCorMon1.pri, whole genome shotgun sequence, one DNA window encodes the following:
- the SERTAD2 gene encoding SERTA domain-containing protein 2, translating into MLGKGGKRKFDEHEDGLEGKVVSPTDGPSKVSYTLQRQTIFNISLMKLYNHRPLTEPSLQKTVLINNMLRRIQEELKQEGSLRPMFVAASQPADPLSDNFREAQPAFSHLASPPLLPADFVSTMPLESCLTPASLLEDDTFCTSPAVQHDGPTKPPPPALQPVKDSFSSALDEIEELCPAPTSAEAVAAESAADDSKAQPSESNIHKPEGLPESRTAESKLMDPLPGNFEITASTGFLTDLTLDDILFADIDTSMYDFDPCTSATGAASKMAPVSADELLKTLAPYSSQPVTPNQPFKMDLTELDHIMEVLVGS; encoded by the coding sequence ATgttggggaaaggaggaaagcgGAAGTTTGACGAGCATGAAGATGGGTTGGAAGGCAAAGTGGTGTCTCCCACTGACGGTCCCTCTAAGGTGTCTTACACCTTACAGCGTCAGACTATCTTCAACATTTCCCTTATGAAACTTTATAACCACAGGCCATTAACCGAGCCAAGCTTGCAAAAGACAGTTTTAATTAACAACATGTTGAGGCGAATCCAGGAAGAACTCAAACAAGAAGGCAGCTTGAGGCCCATGTTTGTGGCCGCTTCGCAGCCTGCCGACCCTCTCAGCGACAACTTCCGCGAGGCGCAGCCAGCGTTCAGCCACCTGGCCTCGCCGCCCCTGCTCCCCGCCGACTTCGTAAGCACTATGCCCCTGGAGTCCTGCCTCACCCCAGCCTCTTTGCTCGAGGACGACACTTTTTGCACTTCCCCGGCTGTCCAGCACGATGGTCCGACGAAGCCACCACCTCCTGCTCTCCAACCAGTAAAGGACAGCTTCTCCTCAGCCTTGGACGAAATCGAGGAGCTTTGTCCAGCACCTACCTCCGCAGAGGCAGTAGCAGCCGAATCAGCAGCCGACGACTCTAAAGCCCAGCCCAGCGAGTCCAACATTCACAAGCCCGAGGGCCTCCCGGAGAGCAGAACGGCTGAATCCAAACTCATGGACCCCCTGCCTGGCAACTTTGAGATAACAGCTTCCACAGGTTTCCTCACAGACTTGACCCTGGATGACATTCTGTTCGCTGACATTGATACATCCATGTATGATTTTGACCCCTGCACGTCTGCCACGGGGGCTGCCTCAAAAATGGCTCCTGTCTCAGCAGATGAGCTCCTAAAAACTCTTGCTCCGTACAGCAGTCAACCAGTAACTCCAAATCAGCCTTTCAAAATGGATCTCACAGAACTGGATCACATCATGGAGGTGCTTGTTGGGTCTTAA